In [Leptolyngbya] sp. PCC 7376, a genomic segment contains:
- a CDS encoding ABC transporter ATP-binding protein — MTPEVAAPPDLENLAIATFNLTKRFDRHVAVNDLELQVQSGEVYGLIGPNGAGKTTLIRMLATAEEPTLGDIYIHGDRLRRDDSNPHIKQRLGYLPDDFPLYDDLTVWDYLDYFARLYNLRQPRRRRRLSEVLELVQLTHKRDDRIATLSRGMKQRLSLARTIIHEPLLLLLDEPVSGLDPIARMQFREIIKVLQEAGMTILISSHVLSDLAELCSSVGIMELGYLVESTSLDDLYKRLSRQHLVISTLESLDTLESELKNNALVRGWEPAMKLSDGDRHGGHRLKVEFDGTPQDSTQLLKNLIAADISVSEFYAKTEDLESIFLKLGHQQTS, encoded by the coding sequence ATGACCCCTGAAGTTGCTGCTCCCCCTGATCTAGAAAATTTGGCGATCGCCACGTTTAATTTGACGAAGCGATTTGATCGACATGTAGCGGTCAATGACCTTGAGCTTCAGGTTCAATCTGGCGAAGTGTATGGATTAATTGGGCCGAATGGTGCGGGAAAAACCACCCTAATTCGGATGTTAGCCACAGCAGAAGAGCCGACTCTTGGTGATATTTATATCCATGGCGATCGCCTGCGTCGTGACGATAGTAACCCCCACATTAAACAAAGACTTGGTTATCTCCCAGACGATTTTCCCCTCTACGATGATTTGACTGTCTGGGATTATTTAGATTATTTTGCGCGCCTCTACAATCTCCGCCAACCTAGGAGACGTCGCCGTTTGAGCGAGGTATTAGAACTCGTCCAGCTCACCCACAAACGCGATGATCGAATTGCTACCCTCTCGCGAGGGATGAAGCAACGTTTGAGTCTTGCCCGGACAATCATTCATGAACCACTTTTGTTGTTACTAGATGAGCCAGTATCTGGTCTCGACCCCATTGCGCGGATGCAATTTCGCGAAATCATAAAGGTTTTACAAGAAGCAGGGATGACCATTTTGATCTCGTCCCATGTCCTCAGTGATTTGGCAGAACTCTGTTCCTCGGTGGGTATTATGGAATTGGGCTACCTTGTCGAAAGTACCTCCCTTGATGACTTGTATAAGCGGTTATCTCGCCAACATTTGGTAATTTCAACCCTAGAGTCGTTAGATACTCTCGAAAGTGAACTGAAAAATAATGCTTTAGTGCGAGGTTGGGAACCAGCCATGAAACTTTCTGATGGCGATCGCCACGGCGGACACCGTCTCAAAGTGGAATTTGATGGCACTCCCCAAGACAGTACCCAACTCCTAAAAAACCTGATTGCTGCTGATATTTCAGTATCAGAGTTTTATGCGAAGACCGAAGATTTAGAAAGCATTTTCCTCAAACTCGGACACCAACAAACCAGTTAG
- a CDS encoding gamma-glutamylcyclotransferase family protein → MSFDPADFSIPTDSIPQISAKTDAAVALDSFYYFAYGSCMCPVDLERTIGEDAHALVVGKGILQDHRLAFNRLSPKRQSCGVLDVVPHRGSCVEGVLYKLPWRVSDRLDIREEVPHNGYRHELINVQCEGRLYQDVRTYVVVEKEPQEVPPDDWYFYIVMRGAVTAKLSSDYSWQLFTHMKRLQRDKAA, encoded by the coding sequence ATGTCCTTTGATCCTGCTGACTTTTCCATTCCCACAGATTCAATCCCTCAGATCTCCGCCAAGACTGATGCTGCTGTAGCGCTCGATAGTTTTTATTACTTTGCTTACGGCTCCTGTATGTGTCCAGTGGACTTGGAACGGACAATTGGTGAGGATGCCCATGCCCTTGTGGTGGGGAAAGGAATTTTGCAGGATCATCGGCTTGCTTTCAATCGTCTATCGCCCAAGCGTCAAAGTTGTGGTGTCTTAGATGTTGTGCCCCATCGGGGTAGCTGTGTGGAAGGGGTTTTATATAAGTTGCCATGGCGAGTGAGCGATCGCCTCGATATTCGTGAGGAAGTTCCCCATAATGGCTACCGCCATGAACTCATCAATGTGCAATGTGAAGGCAGACTCTACCAAGATGTCCGCACCTACGTTGTTGTGGAAAAAGAACCTCAGGAAGTGCCACCAGACGATTGGTATTTTTACATTGTGATGCGGGGAGCTGTGACGGCAAAACTGTCGAGTGATTATTCCTGGCAACTGTTTACCCATATGAAACGCCTCCAGCGAGACAAAGCCGCCTAA
- a CDS encoding ABC transporter ATP-binding protein produces the protein MIEVEQLNKRYGSTSAITDLSFRVDAGEIVGFLGPNGAGKTTTMRILAAYLPASSGTAKIAGHDVHENSMAVRQNIGYLPEKLPLYPEMTVSAFLDFVAQIKGISPGDRPEKISAAIETCNLEDQRNTVIRKLSRGFQQRVGIAQAIVHEPPVIILDEPTVGLDPAQLIEVRNLIKSLAGDRTVLLSTHLLSEVSMTCTRVVMINQGRLVATDTPDNLRQLVSGDGGYYLEIDGNPEEIKPLLAVLPGVQKIKTEILGDRRASLDITIAADHEPGRDIASIIVSAGMGLYEMRRTRSSLEDVFLELTRDESIPPETEPVAEKEETGDRPIAS, from the coding sequence ATGATTGAAGTTGAACAACTAAACAAGAGATATGGGTCAACGTCAGCGATCACCGATTTAAGTTTTCGGGTTGACGCTGGCGAAATTGTGGGTTTTCTGGGACCAAACGGTGCAGGCAAAACCACAACAATGCGCATTCTGGCAGCTTACCTCCCAGCCAGTTCTGGCACAGCGAAAATCGCAGGTCACGATGTCCACGAAAATTCGATGGCAGTACGGCAGAACATTGGTTACTTACCAGAGAAACTGCCCCTCTATCCGGAAATGACGGTCAGTGCGTTTCTTGATTTTGTGGCGCAAATTAAAGGAATTAGTCCAGGCGATCGCCCCGAAAAGATTTCTGCAGCGATTGAAACCTGCAACTTAGAAGATCAACGCAACACTGTTATTCGTAAGTTGTCGCGAGGATTTCAGCAGCGAGTTGGCATTGCTCAGGCCATTGTCCATGAGCCACCTGTGATTATTCTCGATGAGCCCACAGTCGGTTTAGATCCGGCCCAACTCATCGAAGTCCGCAATCTGATTAAATCTCTGGCGGGCGATCGCACAGTCTTACTGTCGACCCATTTGCTCTCGGAAGTGAGTATGACTTGTACGCGGGTGGTGATGATTAACCAAGGCCGTCTCGTGGCAACAGATACCCCCGATAATCTACGGCAATTGGTCAGCGGCGATGGTGGCTACTATCTAGAGATTGACGGTAACCCAGAAGAAATAAAACCTCTATTGGCAGTTTTACCCGGTGTGCAAAAGATCAAAACAGAAATCTTGGGCGATCGCCGCGCGAGCTTAGATATTACGATTGCTGCAGATCATGAGCCTGGACGGGATATTGCCTCAATTATTGTGAGCGCTGGGATGGGATTATACGAAATGCGGCGAACTCGGTCTTCTCTTGAAGATGTCTTCCTAGAGTTAACCCGCGACGAATCAATTCCACCCGAAACCGAACCAGTAGCAGAAAAAGAAGAAACAGGCGATCGCCCCATTGCATCATGA
- a CDS encoding phycocyanobilin:ferredoxin oxidoreductase, translated as MISSHPSPVKSVFYPLIQQLADAITAAWQQHLELEPFVLPEDLGYIEGKLEGERLVIENTCYQSQHFRKMHLEMAKVGKNLDILHCVMFPRSKYALPMFGCDIVAGPRGISAAIADLSPTNAERTLSPQYKERLAKNHARMIFSEPRTLPEWGYIFSEYCVFVRPTSLVEEALFLDCVKEFLKVHCTQAYQLTPLSPEQQYIHLEGQRNYCSEQQQNDKTRRVLEKAFDEQWAERYISQVLFDVPS; from the coding sequence ATGATCTCTAGCCATCCTTCGCCTGTAAAGTCAGTGTTTTATCCCCTCATACAGCAGTTGGCAGATGCAATCACAGCGGCATGGCAGCAACATCTTGAGCTGGAACCTTTTGTTCTACCAGAGGATTTAGGCTATATCGAAGGCAAGTTAGAAGGGGAACGCCTCGTTATCGAAAATACTTGTTACCAGAGCCAACATTTCCGTAAGATGCATTTGGAAATGGCGAAGGTTGGTAAAAACTTAGACATCCTCCACTGTGTAATGTTTCCACGCTCGAAGTATGCGTTACCGATGTTTGGCTGTGACATTGTGGCAGGGCCTAGAGGGATTAGTGCGGCGATCGCCGATTTGTCTCCCACCAATGCTGAACGTACTTTGTCACCTCAATACAAAGAACGTTTAGCGAAAAACCACGCCAGAATGATATTTTCAGAACCTCGCACCTTACCAGAGTGGGGCTATATTTTTTCTGAATACTGTGTGTTTGTTCGCCCAACATCTCTCGTAGAGGAAGCACTCTTTTTAGATTGTGTAAAAGAATTTCTAAAAGTACATTGCACCCAGGCGTATCAGCTCACACCTCTATCCCCAGAGCAGCAGTATATTCATCTCGAAGGTCAACGGAACTACTGCTCTGAACAGCAGCAAAACGACAAAACCCGCCGCGTTCTCGAAAAAGCATTCGATGAGCAGTGGGCAGAGCGATACATTAGCCAAGTTTTATTTGATGTGCCGTCTTAG
- a CDS encoding ABC transporter permease, with translation MILTNIFAIFRRELQQYFYSPVSYIFATLFWFVGGIFFLSFLTGPDSVVMNVALEEQRGIPLPPVDVAAEFLQLFWGVMGALSVFLLPLLSMGLYAEERKQGTLELLATSPLTNWSVAVGKLLGVVSFFSVLLFPLILWELIVISSAEPAFPLLHFLWMHVGVMLLAAAVLSLGMFISSLTESALIAAIMTFSLVLVLWLLELLGDRLTGYWGSVIRHISLLRHYNNFLAGIFDSSSLILFGSYIVLGVVLTAQSIEYLRFARR, from the coding sequence ATGATATTGACTAATATTTTTGCGATTTTTCGACGGGAGCTCCAGCAATATTTTTATTCGCCAGTGTCCTATATATTTGCAACCTTATTTTGGTTTGTGGGTGGCATCTTTTTTCTGAGTTTTTTAACAGGGCCCGATAGCGTCGTCATGAATGTGGCACTCGAAGAACAGCGAGGTATTCCTTTACCACCTGTTGACGTTGCTGCCGAATTTTTACAGCTATTTTGGGGCGTGATGGGAGCGCTCAGTGTCTTTCTATTACCGTTGCTGTCGATGGGTCTTTATGCCGAGGAACGAAAACAAGGCACTTTAGAATTGCTTGCCACTTCACCCCTCACCAACTGGTCTGTTGCAGTCGGCAAATTATTGGGCGTAGTTTCTTTTTTTTCAGTACTGTTATTTCCCCTAATTTTGTGGGAATTGATTGTCATCAGTTCAGCGGAGCCTGCTTTTCCATTGCTACATTTTCTTTGGATGCACGTTGGCGTCATGCTCTTAGCTGCGGCGGTATTGTCCTTAGGCATGTTTATTTCATCCCTCACGGAAAGTGCTTTAATTGCCGCGATTATGACCTTTTCCCTTGTGCTGGTGCTGTGGTTGCTGGAATTATTGGGCGATCGTCTCACAGGCTATTGGGGCAGTGTGATTCGTCATATTTCCCTATTGAGACACTACAACAACTTTTTAGCGGGAATATTTGATAGTAGTAGCCTCATTTTATTCGGTAGCTATATCGTGCTAGGCGTGGTTTTGACAGCGCAATCCATCGAATACCTAAGATTTGCGCGACGGTAA
- a CDS encoding DUF2949 domain-containing protein, which produces MTQITYLKFINFLREELSIPGESISVMDRHWQKNSSLSPLPMVLWQYGLVTLEQLDLIYDWLATI; this is translated from the coding sequence ATGACCCAGATCACCTACCTAAAATTTATTAACTTCCTTAGGGAAGAGTTGTCAATTCCTGGTGAATCCATCTCTGTGATGGATCGCCACTGGCAAAAGAATTCTTCGCTCTCGCCTTTACCGATGGTCTTGTGGCAATACGGTTTAGTAACGCTTGAACAGTTAGATCTCATCTACGACTGGCTCGCAACGATTTAA
- a CDS encoding thioesterase family protein, with translation MATESKELPTTAIARPPDLHATSEPWFEYPITVYPHHTDYAGIVWHGNYINWLEEARVACLKSIGMDYAEFVQLGCDLPVVELNTRYHRPLRMGMEAIVKVRMQEMKGVRMEWENRIESPDGKELYLTAQIILVSIDREKGKVMRKLPPAFMDALRKIRGI, from the coding sequence ATGGCAACTGAATCAAAGGAACTTCCCACTACGGCGATCGCCCGTCCCCCAGACCTCCATGCGACCAGTGAGCCTTGGTTTGAATATCCCATTACTGTGTATCCCCACCATACCGATTACGCTGGTATCGTCTGGCACGGTAACTATATAAATTGGCTCGAAGAAGCACGGGTCGCCTGCCTCAAATCTATCGGAATGGACTATGCCGAATTCGTTCAACTAGGTTGTGATTTGCCTGTTGTCGAATTAAATACCCGTTACCATCGTCCATTGCGTATGGGTATGGAGGCGATTGTTAAAGTACGTATGCAGGAAATGAAAGGCGTCCGGATGGAGTGGGAAAATCGAATCGAATCTCCTGATGGTAAAGAGCTTTACCTCACTGCTCAAATCATCCTTGTGAGCATTGATCGCGAGAAAGGCAAAGTGATGCGTAAACTTCCCCCTGCATTTATGGATGCGTTAAGAAAAATTCGTGGGATTTAA
- a CDS encoding histidine triad nucleotide-binding protein: MSDTLFEKIIRREIPADIVYEDDLSLAFRDITPQAPVHILVIPKKPIPMLEKAEAEDQALLGHLLLVVQKIAAQENLTKGFRVVINNGEHGGQTVFHLHLHLLGDRPLDWPPG, from the coding sequence ATGAGCGATACGCTTTTCGAGAAAATTATTCGACGGGAAATTCCAGCAGACATCGTATACGAAGATGATTTGTCGCTAGCATTTCGAGATATTACGCCCCAAGCCCCTGTCCATATTTTGGTAATCCCCAAAAAACCGATTCCGATGTTGGAAAAGGCGGAGGCTGAAGACCAAGCGCTTCTGGGTCATTTATTACTGGTTGTTCAAAAGATTGCAGCCCAAGAAAATCTCACAAAGGGTTTTCGTGTGGTGATTAACAATGGTGAGCATGGCGGTCAAACGGTTTTTCATCTACATCTACATCTTTTAGGCGATCGCCCACTGGATTGGCCACCGGGTTGA
- the tatA gene encoding twin-arginine translocase TatA/TatE family subunit, translating into MLGLGWPEVLVILGVVVLVFGSKRIPEVGSALGKTLRGFKEEFDSPEESEDFEDRDL; encoded by the coding sequence ATGTTGGGCTTGGGTTGGCCAGAAGTGTTAGTCATCCTTGGGGTGGTCGTTTTGGTATTTGGTTCGAAGCGCATTCCTGAAGTGGGTAGTGCTCTCGGCAAAACATTACGGGGTTTTAAAGAAGAATTCGACTCTCCTGAAGAGTCAGAAGATTTTGAAGACCGTGATCTTTAA